One region of Ferrimicrobium acidiphilum DSM 19497 genomic DNA includes:
- a CDS encoding IS1634 family transposase produces the protein MHVSHIVSRRGEKEYHSWLVRRSYRQDGKVKHETIANVSKLPKDAIEALSLALANKPVIEAGADFEILGSKRHGAVGLLHALAKSEGIVRALDVDTRDRVHPRLALAMIIAQTIKRSSKLAMTKYLLTTTLPADLGIEVTDVDDYYETLDWLRRHQNAIESRLIRAHTKVGSMLLYDLSSSYMEGTKCPLSHYGYSRDKKRGKLQIEYGVVATPEGLPLAVRVFPGNTSDLASFRSVTEELKKTHNLTKIVIVGDRGMFSTTNIKHLNELDPSYLYVSALRSSQIRQLVGDGSIQLGLFDDSDLFEITHPDYPGERLIACRNESLGHKRHNERNQLLEVATKRLEKVKAQVVAGRLRDPFAIGRRVEKALASTKMGKHIITEIAEGAFDFRLDDDSIKDEAALDGIYVIRTTLPKEEASASDVVGYYKNLANLERAFRSMKSIDINVRPIRHYLEDRVRAHVFACMLSAHLLHIAKERLSELTFRDEEPPEPSSPVAKKVVSASAKAKAASKVNRDGQEVMSFRTLLSELDTLERTTCRVKGCEVTFTKMTTPTPLQQRAFELIGAKLSA, from the coding sequence ATGCATGTATCACATATCGTGAGCAGACGAGGTGAGAAGGAGTATCACTCCTGGTTGGTGCGACGTAGCTACCGCCAAGACGGCAAGGTCAAGCATGAGACGATCGCTAATGTCTCCAAATTGCCCAAGGATGCCATCGAAGCACTGAGTCTTGCTCTTGCGAACAAGCCGGTTATTGAGGCTGGAGCTGACTTTGAGATCCTTGGCTCAAAGAGGCATGGCGCGGTAGGTCTCTTACACGCTCTCGCAAAGTCCGAAGGAATCGTTCGTGCACTTGACGTGGATACCCGTGACAGAGTCCACCCACGTTTGGCACTCGCGATGATCATTGCCCAGACCATCAAGCGATCCTCAAAGCTCGCTATGACCAAGTACCTTCTAACCACGACGCTCCCAGCCGATCTCGGTATCGAGGTCACCGATGTCGATGACTACTACGAGACCCTTGACTGGCTGAGACGCCACCAAAATGCGATCGAATCCCGTCTCATTCGGGCCCATACCAAGGTTGGGTCCATGCTCCTATATGACCTCTCCTCTAGTTACATGGAGGGTACCAAGTGCCCGCTCAGCCATTATGGCTACTCGAGGGATAAGAAGCGAGGCAAGCTCCAGATCGAATACGGAGTCGTAGCGACCCCCGAGGGGCTCCCACTTGCGGTCAGGGTCTTTCCTGGTAATACCAGCGATCTTGCCTCGTTCCGTAGCGTCACCGAGGAGCTGAAGAAGACCCATAACCTCACAAAGATCGTTATCGTCGGTGACCGCGGAATGTTCTCGACCACCAACATCAAGCATCTGAATGAGCTCGACCCAAGCTACCTGTACGTCTCGGCTCTGCGCTCTAGCCAGATTCGCCAACTCGTTGGAGATGGCAGTATTCAACTCGGTCTCTTTGACGACAGCGACCTCTTTGAGATCACCCACCCTGACTATCCCGGTGAACGCCTGATAGCGTGTCGCAACGAGTCACTTGGCCACAAACGCCATAATGAGCGTAACCAACTCTTAGAGGTAGCCACCAAACGCCTCGAGAAGGTAAAGGCCCAGGTTGTGGCAGGGAGGTTGCGAGATCCCTTCGCCATTGGGAGACGGGTGGAGAAGGCGCTGGCCTCGACCAAGATGGGCAAGCACATCATCACCGAGATCGCCGAGGGGGCCTTTGACTTTCGTCTTGACGATGACTCGATCAAAGACGAGGCCGCACTCGATGGGATCTATGTGATTCGAACCACTCTTCCAAAGGAGGAGGCATCCGCTAGTGACGTGGTTGGCTACTACAAGAACCTCGCCAACTTAGAGAGAGCCTTTCGCTCCATGAAGAGCATCGACATCAACGTCAGGCCTATTCGCCACTACCTTGAGGATCGGGTTCGAGCCCATGTCTTTGCCTGCATGTTGAGTGCTCACCTGCTCCATATCGCAAAGGAACGCTTGAGCGAGTTGACCTTCCGTGACGAGGAGCCACCCGAGCCGAGCTCACCGGTTGCCAAGAAGGTGGTCTCGGCCTCAGCCAAGGCCAAAGCGGCGAGCAAGGTCAATCGAGACGGTCAAGAGGTGATGAGCTTTCGTACGCTATTGAGCGAACTCGATACCCTTGAGCGCACCACCTGCCGAGTGAAGGGGTGTGAGGTGACCTTTACCAAGATGACAACCCCTACCCCTTTGCAGCAGCGAGCCTTTGAACTCATAGGAGCCAAGTTGAGCGCGTGA
- a CDS encoding beta strand repeat-containing protein — translation MISSGSDNRKKKATRRQVLSLAGGATLALGTLGMMTFGAAAAAYAQAPAQTTTLSGNITIGSPSATPALPTLNQSNAAPGATNNDLSFTTTAPVSVSIPSTDTTGSPSVAAELKLSGPYSLAPNAVAEVIDTQTKTVLGSLTTTGDQSNLTANTATVSSTDVYAPNSTDVINKGDTLTVIIDNVVNSTTPPLSGDVSLTLGTMVSGSYYSAGTAALTASATVKSPVTPTLSLSPANNPGQLTNLTYTFQVLNPIASTDTFTVDLADTPLSGSVGYPTPNTSDVTLSVNGTSETSNVSAATGSVTTGGRLPLVLTVNSGTLASGVYTLSVPIHGSAAATADSGIENVTAQYVGSATPTGSLGGAAFVTGSTPAAWGYPLDLTSVSASDPYASASSTVTIDFTSLSSTDVPLTVAGLGLSGNAGTQLATLTDTTTGADLGAVVFSGSTDASQASVGLTSGDAYSLTFTNLPLPSASTTVSISNEFAPPVSTTLNLGPVSATQMQVSASTTSTDTTSNWTLSGIEAATSFASGNTLQISQAITGTAGTGYSYMPTASGAYKVVDLSNSADTQTPSSVSVSGGTVTLTLASAIPSGDVLELTITGVVNNPVASTATVSLSATTSGDYLETAQLTAPSAASSKANGSIANASGALYEWAGGYAFHLPTVADAGKIEASKSWPTQQKVSVPSTSIFASGDALTMGTLVQGVQSGTVLAPIYVVGSNGDLYHIASPTAFYGGGYSTKNVVEIPQSDLAMMTMASSGSATPSAASVHSDGSFWQASGSTSIYEWVGGVAVHIASPTDLVSIAHSMGETLMASWPQVSASSVPTSEMAPSVPMMGTLVKVLDGSSAGSMYVSTGTALVPISAAQVSSLGYPGSDVLEVSTLAGIPVL, via the coding sequence ATGATAAGTTCCGGTTCTGATAACCGAAAGAAAAAGGCTACCAGACGGCAAGTTCTGTCTTTGGCTGGCGGTGCCACGTTGGCACTAGGTACGCTGGGCATGATGACCTTTGGTGCGGCTGCAGCTGCATATGCACAGGCGCCTGCTCAGACGACAACCCTGAGTGGCAACATCACGATCGGGTCTCCTTCGGCGACACCAGCGTTACCAACTCTGAACCAGTCGAATGCGGCTCCGGGTGCAACAAACAATGATCTGAGCTTTACTACGACGGCACCGGTGAGCGTGTCCATTCCGAGTACTGATACAACGGGTAGTCCTTCAGTCGCTGCGGAGCTGAAGCTTAGTGGTCCATATTCATTGGCCCCTAACGCGGTTGCGGAAGTGATCGACACGCAGACCAAGACGGTGCTGGGTTCGTTGACTACTACCGGGGATCAAAGTAACCTGACCGCCAACACTGCTACGGTGTCGAGTACGGATGTTTATGCCCCCAACAGCACGGATGTGATCAACAAGGGTGACACTCTTACGGTGATTATCGACAACGTGGTCAACTCGACCACTCCCCCGTTGAGTGGTGATGTCAGTCTGACGCTCGGGACTATGGTGTCGGGCAGCTATTATTCCGCCGGCACTGCTGCGCTGACGGCGAGTGCCACCGTCAAGAGCCCGGTTACGCCTACGCTGTCGCTTTCCCCGGCGAACAACCCAGGTCAGTTGACGAATCTGACGTATACCTTCCAGGTGTTGAATCCGATCGCATCTACAGATACTTTCACAGTGGATCTTGCCGATACGCCGTTGTCGGGCAGTGTTGGCTATCCTACGCCGAACACCTCCGATGTGACTCTTAGCGTGAACGGAACCAGTGAGACCAGTAACGTTAGTGCGGCGACAGGATCAGTCACAACTGGTGGGCGTTTGCCGCTGGTGCTGACCGTTAACTCTGGTACCTTAGCGTCTGGGGTCTATACGCTCAGCGTCCCAATCCATGGGTCGGCGGCGGCGACAGCGGACTCTGGGATTGAGAACGTGACGGCCCAATACGTGGGTTCGGCCACCCCCACTGGAAGCCTTGGTGGGGCCGCATTTGTGACGGGTTCGACACCTGCCGCTTGGGGTTACCCATTGGATCTTACCTCGGTGTCGGCTTCCGATCCCTACGCGAGCGCAAGCTCTACCGTCACGATCGACTTCACTAGTCTCAGTAGTACCGATGTTCCGTTGACCGTCGCTGGTCTTGGACTCTCTGGTAATGCTGGAACTCAACTAGCCACCTTGACAGATACGACGACTGGGGCTGACCTAGGGGCAGTTGTCTTCAGTGGTAGTACGGATGCTAGTCAAGCATCGGTTGGGCTCACCAGTGGGGACGCATACAGCTTGACGTTCACGAATCTGCCGTTGCCATCGGCCTCTACCACGGTGAGCATTAGCAATGAGTTCGCGCCTCCTGTTAGCACGACACTGAACTTGGGGCCAGTATCCGCGACACAGATGCAGGTGAGTGCCTCTACGACTTCCACAGATACCACTTCGAACTGGACTCTGTCGGGTATTGAGGCTGCGACGTCGTTCGCTTCGGGCAATACGCTTCAGATTAGCCAGGCGATCACTGGCACCGCCGGGACAGGATATAGTTACATGCCGACGGCATCTGGCGCGTATAAGGTCGTTGATCTTTCGAATTCAGCCGATACGCAGACACCGTCGTCGGTTTCGGTGAGTGGTGGGACGGTCACTTTGACACTAGCCTCCGCGATTCCTTCTGGTGATGTGCTGGAGTTAACCATCACTGGAGTGGTGAATAACCCGGTTGCTAGCACGGCAACAGTGAGCTTGAGCGCGACCACAAGTGGTGACTATCTTGAGACGGCACAATTGACGGCTCCTTCGGCGGCGTCTAGCAAGGCCAATGGTTCGATTGCGAATGCCTCCGGTGCGTTATATGAGTGGGCTGGAGGCTATGCCTTCCATCTCCCGACGGTCGCTGATGCAGGTAAGATTGAGGCGTCCAAGTCATGGCCGACTCAGCAGAAGGTCTCGGTGCCTTCCACATCCATCTTCGCTTCTGGTGATGCTTTGACCATGGGTACGCTTGTTCAGGGTGTTCAGAGTGGTACAGTTCTCGCTCCGATCTATGTGGTCGGCTCGAATGGTGATCTTTACCATATCGCTAGCCCAACGGCGTTCTATGGTGGTGGTTATTCGACAAAGAATGTCGTCGAAATTCCTCAGAGCGATCTAGCGATGATGACGATGGCGTCCAGTGGTTCGGCAACTCCGAGTGCTGCTTCGGTGCATTCTGACGGTTCGTTCTGGCAGGCTTCTGGTAGCACTAGTATTTATGAGTGGGTCGGCGGTGTGGCAGTCCATATCGCAAGCCCGACTGATTTAGTGAGTATCGCGCATTCGATGGGCGAGACATTGATGGCTTCGTGGCCACAGGTATCGGCTAGTTCCGTTCCCACGTCGGAGATGGCACCAAGTGTACCGATGATGGGGACATTGGTCAAGGTGCTTGACGGTTCATCTGCTGGCTCGATGTATGTATCGACGGGTACAGCATTGGTGCCTATCAGTGCGGCTCAGGTCAGCTCACTTGGTTATCCTGGGAGTGATGTCCTTGAGGTGTCTACTCTCGCTGGGATCCCGGTACTTTGA
- a CDS encoding phosphoribosylaminoimidazolesuccinocarboxamide synthase produces the protein MELLETGYAREIYEDPDDPDESVLLVANDRFELPGWPSNTPIADLGRLRTAISALVYRHLGGRFATGFLGTSTVIPGRTLKLKWFESVPVSIEVIGYLSGVAWDSYRQSGEVAGMELPSGLERDQVLDTPALLPVRSNVVGEAKILKPRELASLVNTQTIQRMKISSMLLYGDLKDWYLARGLVLASTRFDFGVTGEQLLLVGYPGILEGSELARGELADDDWLGRGALQEWVGNTGPAQKRASLEEITTQVLAAHVDLYERLSESEFSDWEGEPSLFEGQRSPRKIFGRR, from the coding sequence GTGGAATTGCTAGAGACTGGCTATGCAAGGGAGATCTATGAGGATCCTGACGATCCCGACGAGAGCGTGCTGCTGGTAGCGAATGATCGATTCGAGCTACCGGGTTGGCCTTCGAATACCCCGATTGCTGACCTTGGTAGGTTACGGACGGCGATAAGCGCTCTGGTGTATCGACATCTTGGAGGTCGGTTCGCCACTGGCTTTCTTGGCACATCCACTGTCATTCCTGGCCGTACACTCAAGCTCAAGTGGTTTGAGTCGGTGCCGGTCAGCATCGAGGTGATCGGGTATCTCTCAGGAGTTGCTTGGGATTCGTATCGACAGTCGGGAGAGGTCGCCGGCATGGAGCTACCCTCTGGACTCGAGCGCGATCAGGTATTGGACACTCCGGCACTGCTCCCGGTGCGTAGCAATGTCGTGGGCGAAGCAAAAATACTCAAACCTCGTGAACTAGCGTCTTTGGTTAACACTCAGACCATCCAGCGGATGAAGATTAGCTCCATGCTGCTCTATGGCGATCTCAAGGATTGGTATCTGGCGAGAGGACTTGTACTCGCTTCCACGAGGTTTGATTTTGGTGTGACCGGTGAGCAGCTTTTGCTGGTGGGGTACCCCGGGATCCTCGAAGGATCTGAGTTGGCCAGAGGAGAGTTGGCTGACGACGATTGGTTAGGTAGGGGTGCGTTGCAAGAGTGGGTAGGAAACACTGGTCCAGCGCAGAAGCGAGCATCGCTTGAAGAAATCACGACCCAAGTCCTTGCCGCGCATGTGGATCTCTACGAACGACTGTCAGAATCTGAGTTTAGCGACTGGGAGGGTGAGCCATCGCTCTTTGAAGGCCAACGTAGCCCTCGAAAGATCTTTGGCCGAAGATAA
- a CDS encoding class I SAM-dependent methyltransferase, translating to MGERKEIIVAGLDLDRPGLEIGPSHNPVVAKRDGYDVVILDNLSADALRAKYEVDDLDVSLIEEVDYVWHGEPYDELFGDHRFAWIIASHVIEHVPDLIGFLRSCESVLADDGVISLVIPDKRYSFDYFRPISSIAPVIDAFLENRRQPSVGTAVDYYLNVVRRGDKIAWYKGAQGEYESVHSFEEAKTVADAGDPYASFAYFDPHVWCFVPHSFRLLIEDLFQLGYIGVRECGFHETAGTEFYLQLSRMGNGLTMERIAVLERVQYELGDDCYRLPEGFDRQRYLELNPDVAEAQLDPIYHWLTYGAIEGRSFR from the coding sequence ATGGGAGAACGCAAGGAGATTATTGTTGCGGGCCTTGACCTGGATCGGCCGGGACTCGAGATTGGACCGAGTCACAACCCGGTAGTTGCTAAGCGTGATGGATACGATGTAGTTATCCTTGATAACCTATCTGCTGATGCCTTGAGGGCCAAGTACGAGGTTGACGATCTCGATGTTTCATTGATTGAAGAGGTAGATTACGTATGGCATGGAGAGCCCTACGACGAACTCTTTGGCGATCACCGCTTTGCATGGATTATCGCGTCGCACGTCATCGAACACGTTCCTGATCTGATCGGCTTTCTTCGAAGTTGCGAGTCGGTGCTCGCGGACGACGGAGTCATTTCTCTGGTTATACCGGACAAGCGCTACTCCTTCGACTACTTCAGACCGATCTCGTCGATTGCACCGGTGATAGATGCGTTCTTGGAGAACAGGAGGCAGCCGAGCGTTGGAACGGCGGTTGATTACTACCTCAACGTCGTTCGACGCGGGGACAAGATTGCATGGTATAAGGGAGCTCAGGGGGAGTATGAGTCCGTTCACAGCTTCGAGGAGGCGAAGACGGTTGCAGATGCCGGAGATCCATACGCGTCGTTCGCCTACTTTGACCCACACGTCTGGTGCTTCGTGCCACATTCGTTTCGACTACTGATCGAGGATCTATTCCAACTCGGCTACATAGGAGTTCGCGAGTGTGGTTTCCATGAGACCGCAGGAACGGAGTTCTATCTCCAGCTGTCACGTATGGGTAACGGTCTGACAATGGAGCGAATCGCAGTGCTTGAGCGCGTGCAGTACGAGCTTGGAGATGACTGCTACCGTCTGCCAGAGGGTTTTGATCGCCAACGCTATCTAGAGCTCAACCCTGACGTTGCCGAGGCGCAGCTAGATCCGATCTACCACTGGTTGACTTATGGCGCTATCGAGGGCAGGAGCTTTCGTTAA
- a CDS encoding PilZ domain-containing protein, which produces MGDSYPLDRLCYPGKAVEIRVSGISVSTVASSVTDATLVFAEACAEGACEVRLTFLSEPYVATGDIHSLDRGCEVVIDGGFVPLNDRSAPRVAVDLNGTYYLRPPMVGVPMEIVDLSVSGLAFLPMLDLAPKLFERRMISFALEGREIRTVIELVGVEPQLLRGRFLRLSVSDEEAIAGYVMTRQVAERHRLSMLEVRTPSALDVVARRRYPLIEGVVVHEHALELSARGIQVEMQLPPSTAVNRQMLASALGSMVGEIRCGDLNDSFHYLSCIGFGDEPVDVAALGCLLLQSRLYECSPSELLLKTLGTTFGRAVISELKRGRDVLGYAAGAFEFRDDSGHEWRLFRRSLGVGLYSRTSEDRSSDGGWGTGVTSDLSTAEAELKSARLGQWIPPLAMVKLMKSSDRPLLLGCWYQDLEISRQLEEILYQLATSAEPR; this is translated from the coding sequence GTGGGCGACTCGTACCCGCTCGATCGGCTATGTTACCCAGGTAAGGCGGTCGAAATACGAGTCTCTGGTATCTCTGTGAGTACCGTTGCCTCCTCCGTTACCGATGCGACCCTCGTCTTCGCGGAGGCTTGCGCTGAGGGGGCGTGCGAGGTTAGGTTGACGTTTCTGTCCGAACCCTACGTCGCCACTGGAGACATACATTCCTTAGATCGAGGATGTGAGGTGGTCATCGACGGTGGCTTCGTTCCTCTCAATGACCGATCCGCTCCAAGGGTGGCGGTTGACTTGAATGGGACCTATTACTTGAGACCACCGATGGTTGGTGTGCCGATGGAGATTGTCGACCTCTCTGTCTCTGGGTTGGCATTTCTGCCCATGCTTGATCTAGCGCCTAAGCTCTTTGAGCGGAGGATGATTAGCTTTGCCCTGGAGGGGAGGGAGATCAGGACGGTTATCGAGCTGGTCGGGGTTGAGCCGCAGCTGCTTAGAGGTCGTTTTCTTCGATTGAGTGTCTCCGACGAGGAGGCTATCGCGGGCTATGTCATGACTCGCCAAGTTGCTGAGCGACACAGACTCTCCATGCTCGAGGTCCGGACGCCCTCTGCACTTGACGTTGTTGCTCGCAGGCGTTACCCACTGATTGAAGGAGTGGTCGTCCACGAGCATGCACTCGAGCTCTCAGCGCGAGGCATACAGGTCGAGATGCAGTTGCCGCCGTCAACTGCGGTGAACCGCCAAATGCTAGCCTCTGCATTGGGCTCCATGGTCGGAGAGATCCGTTGTGGCGACCTAAACGACAGCTTCCACTACCTGTCGTGCATTGGCTTCGGTGATGAACCCGTTGACGTAGCTGCTCTCGGTTGTCTTCTGCTACAGAGTCGTCTCTATGAGTGCAGTCCATCCGAACTACTTCTCAAAACACTAGGCACAACCTTTGGGCGAGCTGTGATTTCTGAGCTCAAGCGAGGAAGGGACGTACTTGGATACGCGGCTGGGGCTTTCGAATTTCGAGACGATTCAGGTCATGAATGGAGACTCTTCCGCCGTTCATTAGGGGTAGGACTCTACTCTCGGACCAGTGAAGACCGGAGCTCTGATGGCGGCTGGGGCACGGGTGTCACTAGCGATCTCTCTACGGCGGAAGCGGAGTTGAAAAGCGCCCGGCTTGGGCAGTGGATTCCACCTCTGGCCATGGTGAAGCTGATGAAATCGTCCGACCGCCCACTTCTGTTGGGATGCTGGTATCAGGATCTGGAGATCAGTCGACAGCTGGAGGAGATTTTATATCAGCTGGCAACCTCGGCAGAGCCGAGATAG
- a CDS encoding glycosyltransferase family 2 protein, which produces MNLSEELEVIRGLLLESEYDTVRESIIKVLREEPRSAQAWVFVGELSERTGRPYQAWQAYRRAWLLDPQAAWISDVRGRLVDVGLEELEPWFDDLFRVVFPSVAAAMIVKDEVANIARCVGSLMDAVDEIVVVDTGSGDGTVDVVEKLGVRVWRYGWTGSFAEARNFALSKVKSQWVLWVDGDEWLDPEDVDAPRIAAGLFDSVGRPLALRVVQVNDVGGRIEPNNDMSRMHPTGYGIKWAGRIHEQLVLGADTVEAAQGISRVAVNIRLNHVGYHPKVMQDKGKLERNIDLLERSVADDPSDVASWGFLGRELLFSGDIDRSIAALYRAETLAREAKWYGRIAEVRNYLIEALLRQERFEEAQAVANRGVKDNPEYPGLWYSKGRVELMRLIKLLNSAREAFERSQTTAVTYRGIVAFESLIPVWRAKAGIADVTRFSGDLAGAKRLYEELLRIDPNLSQMQAQIDRINQQARVLSAGLVVEDSPVNSIDEAPSGKV; this is translated from the coding sequence GTGAACTTGAGTGAAGAATTAGAAGTAATCCGTGGGCTGCTTCTTGAGAGTGAATACGATACGGTGCGTGAAAGTATTATTAAAGTCTTGCGGGAAGAACCTCGCAGTGCGCAGGCTTGGGTTTTTGTTGGGGAGCTCTCGGAGCGTACAGGTAGGCCGTACCAGGCATGGCAGGCGTATCGAAGGGCTTGGCTTCTCGACCCACAGGCTGCTTGGATTTCTGATGTCCGTGGACGCTTGGTTGACGTGGGGTTGGAGGAGTTGGAGCCGTGGTTTGACGATCTGTTTCGGGTAGTATTTCCGAGTGTTGCTGCGGCTATGATCGTCAAGGACGAGGTGGCGAATATAGCTCGTTGTGTTGGCAGTCTCATGGATGCAGTGGATGAGATTGTCGTTGTGGACACGGGGAGCGGCGATGGGACCGTTGACGTCGTTGAAAAGCTCGGGGTGCGGGTGTGGCGATATGGCTGGACCGGGAGTTTTGCTGAAGCAAGGAATTTCGCGCTCTCGAAAGTAAAGAGCCAATGGGTCTTGTGGGTTGATGGTGACGAGTGGCTCGATCCGGAGGACGTCGATGCGCCCCGTATTGCGGCGGGGCTTTTTGACTCAGTGGGGCGTCCACTGGCGTTGCGCGTGGTGCAGGTGAACGATGTTGGCGGGCGGATTGAGCCCAACAATGACATGTCGCGGATGCATCCTACGGGCTATGGCATAAAGTGGGCTGGGCGTATTCATGAGCAGTTGGTGCTCGGGGCAGATACCGTTGAGGCAGCGCAGGGTATATCTCGGGTAGCGGTGAATATCCGCCTCAATCACGTCGGTTATCACCCGAAGGTCATGCAGGACAAAGGTAAGTTGGAACGGAACATCGATCTATTGGAGCGTTCGGTCGCCGATGATCCTAGTGATGTCGCGTCATGGGGTTTTCTCGGACGGGAGCTCTTGTTTTCCGGTGATATCGATCGTTCTATCGCCGCATTATATCGGGCGGAGACACTTGCACGGGAGGCGAAGTGGTACGGACGGATCGCGGAAGTTCGGAATTATTTGATTGAGGCACTGTTGCGTCAGGAGCGGTTTGAGGAGGCTCAGGCTGTGGCGAATCGTGGGGTCAAGGATAATCCCGAGTATCCAGGATTGTGGTACTCTAAAGGTCGGGTCGAGCTAATGAGGTTGATCAAGTTACTCAATAGCGCTAGGGAGGCCTTTGAACGGTCGCAGACGACGGCAGTGACGTATCGCGGTATAGTAGCCTTTGAGTCGCTGATTCCGGTCTGGCGGGCCAAGGCTGGTATCGCCGATGTGACGCGCTTTTCCGGCGATCTCGCCGGTGCTAAACGGCTCTACGAGGAACTCTTAAGGATCGACCCCAATCTCTCTCAAATGCAAGCTCAGATCGATCGGATCAATCAACAGGCGCGGGTGCTCTCAGCGGGGCTGGTGGTTGAGGATAGTCCGGTGAACTCTATCGACGAAGCCCCGAGCGGCAAGGTTTGA
- a CDS encoding NAD-dependent malic enzyme, which translates to MAQPNVSHSVTIRVELSNTPGSLGRLTTAIGEAGGNILGIDLVEVEGERIVRDVTVLAADPDHAQEIRERAEEVQGVHVRSVLDRTLRLHLGGKIEVCGKAPLKDRDDLSMAYTPGVARVSMEIAERPVSVHTYTIKANSVAIVSDGSAVLGLGNIGPHAAIPVMEGKAQLFKEFAGIDAFPICLKTSSPAEVIAAVEAMEPVFGGINLEDIAAPACFEIEEALKSRLDIPVFHDDQHGTAVVVLAALRNAAKVVDRKLDDMTVVIAGAGAAGVACAKILNNAGVGRILVSDRKGLIFSGREEFTGAKLWLAESTNQDRRMGDVSSALVGADVFVGVSGPGIVTAADIATMNKRSIVFALANPTPEVMPDEIQDIAAVIATGRSDFPNQINNVLCFPGIFRGALDARAMSITEGMKLAAADAISAAVSEDELSPSYVIPSVFNRNVATAVADAVARAAQAEGITRHLS; encoded by the coding sequence ATGGCACAACCTAACGTATCCCATTCCGTTACGATTCGCGTCGAGCTCAGTAACACCCCTGGTTCTCTTGGCCGTTTGACGACTGCAATCGGCGAGGCCGGTGGCAATATTCTCGGCATCGACCTTGTGGAGGTCGAGGGGGAGCGCATCGTTCGTGACGTCACCGTCCTTGCTGCCGATCCAGATCATGCACAGGAGATTCGCGAGAGGGCGGAGGAGGTCCAGGGGGTCCATGTCCGTAGCGTTCTCGATCGCACCTTGAGGCTCCACCTAGGTGGAAAGATCGAGGTCTGCGGTAAGGCGCCACTCAAGGATCGTGATGACCTCTCTATGGCGTATACACCTGGTGTAGCACGAGTGTCGATGGAGATCGCAGAGCGACCGGTATCGGTACACACCTACACCATCAAGGCGAATTCGGTCGCTATCGTCAGTGATGGTAGCGCAGTGCTTGGCCTTGGGAACATCGGGCCTCATGCTGCTATCCCGGTGATGGAGGGCAAGGCGCAGCTGTTCAAGGAGTTCGCCGGTATTGATGCCTTTCCAATCTGCTTGAAGACGTCGAGCCCAGCAGAGGTGATCGCGGCTGTCGAGGCGATGGAGCCGGTCTTCGGTGGGATCAATCTGGAGGATATTGCGGCGCCTGCCTGTTTCGAGATTGAGGAGGCGCTCAAGTCAAGGCTCGATATTCCGGTATTCCATGACGACCAGCATGGCACTGCGGTGGTGGTGCTTGCTGCGCTTCGTAACGCCGCCAAGGTTGTCGATCGTAAGCTCGATGATATGACCGTGGTCATAGCAGGTGCTGGGGCAGCTGGGGTGGCCTGTGCGAAGATCCTGAACAATGCTGGTGTTGGCCGTATCCTGGTATCAGATCGTAAAGGGCTGATTTTCTCTGGTCGCGAGGAGTTCACGGGTGCCAAACTGTGGTTGGCTGAGTCTACGAACCAGGATCGTCGCATGGGTGATGTGAGTTCAGCTCTTGTTGGTGCAGATGTCTTCGTCGGCGTCTCTGGACCTGGCATCGTGACCGCTGCTGACATAGCCACAATGAACAAGAGGTCGATCGTCTTTGCGCTTGCTAACCCCACCCCTGAGGTGATGCCTGACGAGATTCAGGATATAGCCGCAGTTATAGCCACTGGTCGCTCGGACTTTCCTAATCAGATAAACAACGTGCTTTGTTTTCCAGGTATCTTCCGGGGTGCACTCGATGCGCGTGCTATGTCGATTACTGAGGGTATGAAGTTGGCGGCCGCCGACGCCATCTCGGCCGCCGTCTCTGAAGACGAACTTTCTCCAAGTTACGTGATTCCATCGGTGTTCAACCGGAACGTGGCGACAGCCGTTGCCGATGCCGTGGCTCGGGCTGCCCAGGCCGAAGGCATCACTCGTCACCTGAGCTAG